AGCAATGATCGCCATGATCTGCAAGCCCTCCCCACCCGACCGGCTGCGCCGGCCACCCTCCCCATCAAGGGGAGGGAGAAAGATTGCGCGCCTTACGCCTCCAGCCGGTACCCTGCGCCGCGCACGGTCTGCAGCATGGCCCTGTCGAAACCCTTGTCGATCTTGGAGCGCAGGCGGCTGATGTGCACGTCGATGACGTTGGTCTGAGGGTCGAAGTGGTATTCCCAGACCTTCTCCAGCAGCATGGTGCGCGTCACCGACTGGCCCGCGTGGCGCATCAGGAACTCCAGCAGCTGGAACTCGCGCGGCTGCAGGTCGATCTCCTGGCCGTCGCGGTGGACGGTGCGGGCGATCAGATTCATCTCCAGGTCGCCGACCTTGAGCACGGTCTGGACCCCGCCGGTCTCGCGTCGGCGCGACAGGGCCTCGACCCGGGCGACCAGTTCGGCCAGGGCGTAGGGTTTGACCAGATAGTCGTCGCCGCCGGCCTTCAGGCCCGTCACGCGGTCCTCGACCTCGCCCAGAGCGGACAGGAACAGCACCGGCGTCTGGTCGCCGCCCTTGCGGATGGTTTCGACCATGCCGACGCCGTCCAGGCGCGGCATCATGCGGTCCACGACATAGACGTCGTAGCCGCCTTTCTGCGATTCCAGCAGGCCGAAGGCGCCGTCCACGGCGTGGGTGACCTCGTGCCCGGCCTCGCTCAGGCCGCGCACCATGGCGGTCGCGGCTTCAGCATCGTCCTCAACCACCAGAATACGCATGCAGCCTCCCAAAAAAGATTCGGCGGCGATGTTAGCGCATCGCCGCCGATCCCGTGAGTTACGCCTTATTCAGACTTGGCGAAGGGCAGAACCACCGATGAGTTGGTTCCCTGCACCCGGATGAGCAGGAAGACTCCCGGCCGTCCCGCCGAGCGCGCCTCGTCCACGGCCGCCTTGAAGTCGGCGTCGGAACGGACCACGCGGTTGTTGGCGCGCTGGATGACCGTGCCGACGGGCATACGCATCTTGCCCGCTTCCGAACGCGGGGCCACGGCGGTGACCACTACGCCCTGCATGTCGTCGGGGATGGAGTAGCGCTGACGCAGAGCCGAGGTGATCGGCGTGACTGTCAGGCCCTCGATCGATTGACCGACAGCCGCGCCGTCTTCGCCGGGTTGCTGGGCGCTTGAACCCTGATCGCCGTTCAGCTCGGCTTCCGACGGACGGGTGCCCGCGCGAATGTTCAGCGTCTGGCGTTTGCCGTCCCGCAGGACTTCAAGCCGCAGCGTATCGCCAGGCTTGGCGCGGGCGACGCGACGGGTCAGCTCGGTCGAGCTATCGACCGCCTCGCCGTTGACGCTGACGACCACGTCGCCGATCTGCATCCCGCCGCGCTCGCCCGGCGCGCCGGCCGTGACCTCGGCGACATAGGCGCCCTTGACGTCTTCGTTCAGGCCCAGGGCGGCGGCCGCCTCCTTGGACAGGGTCTGGATCTGCACGCCCAGATAGCCGCGCTGGACCGTCTCGCCGCGCATCAGCTTGTCGGTGACGGCCTTGGCCGTGGTCGCGGGAATGGCGAAGCCGATGCCGACCGAGCCGCCCGACGGCGAGAAGATCGCCGTGTTCACGCCGATGACGCGGCCGTAGATGTCGAAGGTCGGACCGCCGGAGTTGCCGCGGTTGATGGCCGCGTCGATCTGCAGATATTCGTTGTAGCCGATCGGATCGATGTCGCGCGACTTGGCCGAGACGATGCCGGCCGTCGCCGTGCCGCCCAGGCCGAAGGGGTTGCCCACGGCGATGACCCAGTCGCCGACGCGCGGCTCGGCGGCTTCTTCAAAGCTGACGAAGGGGAAGGCCGAACCTTCGACCTTGATGACGGCCAGGTCTGTGCCTTCGTCGCGGCCGATCAGCTTGGCCTTGAGTTCGCGGCCGTCGCTGAGCTTGACCGAGATCTCCTCGGCGTTCTCCACCACGTGATTGTTGGTGACGATGAAGCCGTCGGCCGAGATGAAGAAGCCCGAACCCGCGCCGGCGGCTAGCTGAGTGTTGTCTTCCTCGCCTTCACCCGAGCCGCCCGGCGCGCCGGGGATCGGCACGGCGCCGAAGCCGGGGATCTGGAACACGCCGCGCGGGCGCTGGACGCGGGTCTTGACGTCGATCTGCACAACGGCGGGGGCGACCTGCTGGAAGATGTCGGCGAAGCTGAGCGGTGCGCCCTGCGGCGGGGCGAACGCCAACGCTCCGGCCCCGGCCGAGGGAACCAGCTGTCCGACCTTGGCTGCCGGCGCCGCCTCGGCGCCCGGCCAGGTGATGACCCCGCCCGCCGTCGCGGCGGCGGCGAAGGTCAGGCCGACAGCGGCCCCCAGAATGAACTCCTTGCGTTTCAGCAT
Above is a window of Brevundimonas naejangsanensis DNA encoding:
- a CDS encoding Do family serine endopeptidase, with product MLKRKEFILGAAVGLTFAAAATAGGVITWPGAEAAPAAKVGQLVPSAGAGALAFAPPQGAPLSFADIFQQVAPAVVQIDVKTRVQRPRGVFQIPGFGAVPIPGAPGGSGEGEEDNTQLAAGAGSGFFISADGFIVTNNHVVENAEEISVKLSDGRELKAKLIGRDEGTDLAVIKVEGSAFPFVSFEEAAEPRVGDWVIAVGNPFGLGGTATAGIVSAKSRDIDPIGYNEYLQIDAAINRGNSGGPTFDIYGRVIGVNTAIFSPSGGSVGIGFAIPATTAKAVTDKLMRGETVQRGYLGVQIQTLSKEAAAALGLNEDVKGAYVAEVTAGAPGERGGMQIGDVVVSVNGEAVDSSTELTRRVARAKPGDTLRLEVLRDGKRQTLNIRAGTRPSEAELNGDQGSSAQQPGEDGAAVGQSIEGLTVTPITSALRQRYSIPDDMQGVVVTAVAPRSEAGKMRMPVGTVIQRANNRVVRSDADFKAAVDEARSAGRPGVFLLIRVQGTNSSVVLPFAKSE
- a CDS encoding response regulator transcription factor, which gives rise to MRILVVEDDAEAATAMVRGLSEAGHEVTHAVDGAFGLLESQKGGYDVYVVDRMMPRLDGVGMVETIRKGGDQTPVLFLSALGEVEDRVTGLKAGGDDYLVKPYALAELVARVEALSRRRETGGVQTVLKVGDLEMNLIARTVHRDGQEIDLQPREFQLLEFLMRHAGQSVTRTMLLEKVWEYHFDPQTNVIDVHISRLRSKIDKGFDRAMLQTVRGAGYRLEA